From Lolium perenne isolate Kyuss_39 chromosome 5, Kyuss_2.0, whole genome shotgun sequence, a single genomic window includes:
- the LOC127300084 gene encoding pentatricopeptide repeat-containing protein At3g09040, mitochondrial-like, whose protein sequence is MASPSSRPPSHLHALVLKLGMSGDTFTTNHLLISYSKFGLLGHALQVFDELLHRNLVSWTAMVSGSVRSGAPELGIQLFVSMIRDGFCPNEFALASALRAACDQSMAHVKLQFGISLHGVAVKVGVDADPFVGSSLLLMYAKHGRVAAAELAFVEIRRKDLTCWNAMLDGYVSNGFGRDALMVASLMHQSGLTADMFTYVSAVKACLIAGELDFGRQLHGSVIHNMFESDTSVMNALVDMYFRAGLMGIAMAVFGRIRHKDTISWNTVISGFAHDEDERAVVGCFAEMKQSGGKPNEVTLSTMLRLAGAKENASLGLQIFGLAYRYGYSDSVLVANAVINMLSRCGLLYCAHGFFSNLSFRNTVTWNEMIAGYGLYSCSEDAMRLFRDMVCFGERPDEFTYSAVLSALQEPHEPKNHEQVHASILKQGIASQQFVSTSLIKAKAAFGSVQSALKVIEDTGKMDLVSWGVIVSSFLSNNLNDDVIFLFDLFRSDCMNKPDEFILATVLNACANAALIRKCRCVHSLVIRTGHSKHFCVASALVDAYAKCGDIAAAKSAFAAVSSSGDAILYNTMLTAYANHGLIDKALSLYQHMTRAQLVPTPATFVAIVSACSHFGLIEQGKLVFSVMLSVDQGMNPTRANFATLVDLLARKGLLHEAKGVIEVMPFQPWPAVWRSLLNGCRIHGNKELGVLAAQQILRMVPSNDGAYVSLSNVFAGDGEWHYAEEARRIMAEKQVRKVQGYSRIEI, encoded by the coding sequence ATGGCCTCACCCTCCTCCAGGCCACCCTCGCACCTCCACGCCCTGGTTCTCAAGCTCGGCATGTCCGGTGACACCTTCACTACGAACCACCTGCTCATCTCTTACTCCAAATTCGGGCTCCTCGGGCACGCGCTCCAGGTGTTCGATGAATTGCTGCACAGGAACCTGGTTTCCTGGACCGCCATGGTGTCTGGCTCGGTACGCAGCGGCGCGCCAGAACTGGGAATACAGTTGTTTGTCTCCATGATCAGGGACGGCTTCTGCCCCAACGAGTTCGCCCTCGCCAGCGCGCTCCGTGCTGCGTGTGACCAGTCCATGGCCCACGTCAAGCTCCAGTTTGGCATTTCGCTCCATGGTGTCGCGGTGAAGGTTGGCGTGGATGCCGATCCTTTTGTAGGAAGCTCGCTGCTCCTCATGTATGCAAAACATGGGCGTGTAGCTGCTGCGGAGCTCGCGTTCGTGGAGATACGGCGCAAAGATTTGACTTGCTGGAACGCGATGCTCGATGGTTATGTATCCAATGGTTTTGGGCGTGACGCTCTGATGGTGGCGTCTCTGATGCACCAGTCCGGGCTAACAGCTGACATGTTCACCTACGTTTCAGCTGTCAAGGCATGTTTGATCGCCGGGGAGTTGGATTTTGGGCGGCAGCTGCATGGCAGTGTCATCCATAACATGTTTGAGTCTGATACCTCGGTGATGAATGCGCTTGTTGATATGTATTTCAGAGCTGGGCTGATGGGCATTGCCATGGCTGTTTTTGGTAGGATTCGGCACAAGGACACAATTTCTTGGAATACGGTGATATCCGGTTTCGCGCATGATGAAGATGAGAGGGCAGTTGTGGGCTGTTTTGCTGAGATGAAACAATCGGGTGGTAAGCCCAATGAAGTCACTTTATCTACCATGCTGAGGCTGGCTGGTGCCAAAGAGAATGCCTCACTTGGTCTTCAGATATTTGGGCTTGCCTATCGTTATGGCTACTCTGACAGTGTTCTTGTAGCAAATGCAGTTATCAACATGCTGTCTAGATGTGGATTGCTCTATTGTGCACATGGCTTCTTCAGTAACCTCAGTTTCAGAAACACAGTGACATGGAACGAGATGATCGCAGGTTATGGTCTATACAGTTGTTCAGAGGATGCAATGAGGCTCTTCCGTGATATGGTTTGCTTCGGAGAAAGACCGGATGAGTTCACCTATTCAGCTGTTTTGTCTGCTCTCCAAGAACCTCATGAACCAAAGAACCATGAACAAGTCCATGCAAGTATTCTGAAACAAGGTATCGCTTCACAGCAGTTTGTGTCGACTTCACTGATCAAGGCAAAGGCGGCTTTCGGATCAGTTCAGAGTGCACTGAAAGTCATTGAAGACACTGGCAAGATGGATTTGGTGTCGTGGGGAGTCATCGTCTCTTCATTCCTCAGTAATAACCTAAACGATGATGTCATTTTCCTTTTCGACTTGTTTAGAAGTGACTGCATGAACAAACCTGATGAATTCATCCTGGCTACAGTCCTGAATGCCTGCGCAAACGCTGCATTAATAAGGAAGTGCAGATGCGTCCATTCTCTTGTTATCAGGACAGGGCACAGCAAGCACTTCTGTGTGGCAAGTGCTCTAGTTGATGCCTACGCAAAGTGTGGTGACATAGCCGCTGCGAAGAGTGCTTTCGCCGCTGTTTCATCGAGTGGTGATGCCATACTGTACAACACCATGCTGACAGCTTACGCCAACCATGGCCTGATCGACAAAGCCCTCAGCCTCTACCAACATATGACACGAGCTCAATTGGTTCCCACTCCAGCTACGTTTGTTGCCATTGTCTCAGCGTGCAGCCATTTTGGGCTGATAGAGCAGGGAAAGCTTGTATTCAGTGTGATGCTGTCTGTAGATCAGGGTATGAATCCTACGAGGGCAAACTTTGCCACCCTAGTCGATCTCCTGGCGCGGAAAGGGCTCCTCCACGAGGCCAAAGGCGTGATTGAGGTAATGCCTTTCCAACCGTGGCCTGCGGTTTGGAGGTCTCTGCTGAATGGTTGCCGCATCCACGGGAACAAAGAACTGGGAGTGCTTGCAGCACAGCAAATCCTCAGAATGGTGCCAAGCAATGATGGCGCCTATGTTTCGCTTTCCAACGTCTTCGCTGGGGATGGAGAGTGGCATTATGCAGAAGAAGCCAGGAGGATAATGGCTGAGAAGCAAGTCAGGAAGGTGCAAGGGTATAGCAGGATTGAGATTTAG